One region of Vicia villosa cultivar HV-30 ecotype Madison, WI unplaced genomic scaffold, Vvil1.0 ctg.002005F_1_1, whole genome shotgun sequence genomic DNA includes:
- the LOC131637453 gene encoding uncharacterized protein LOC131637453, producing the protein MTSYAKFLIEVLSNKKKIEDNETVTLTAECSAIIQNKMPPKLKDPGSFSIPYNIGKFVIDKALCELGASINLMPLSICEKLNMGDLRPTKMSVQLTDRSVKYPVGVLENKPVRIGQFYIPTDFIIMDTKEDINTPIILGRPFLATAGAIIDVKKGKLTFEVGEEKVEFILTQFLQALAIEDTCYLVDVIDGCVREIGLSKESYSEVIKIPMPLIFEDDNWRPEYQDDSLSECLALTPNPMPFPKKPTLDLKPLPNTLRYEYLDDELRRPVIVNVELGAIETEKLLQMLRKYPSALGYNIVDLKGISLSICMHRIMLEEDCKTSREHQRRINPILSTVVKDEVTKLLNAGDIYPISDS; encoded by the coding sequence ATGACTTCATATGCTAAGTTCCTAATAGAAGTCCTATCGAATAAGAAGAAAATAGAAGACAACGAGACCGTAACACTCACTGCCGAATGTAGtgcaataattcaaaataaaatgccaCCTAAGCTGAAAGACCCAGGAAGTTTCTCCATACCCTACAATATAGGAAAATTTGTCATAGACAAAGCCCTGTGCGAATTAGGAGCTAGTATTAacctaatgcctttgtccatttgcgAGAAACTTAACATGGGAGACCTAAGACCAACCAAGATGTCAGTACAACTTACAGACCGATCTGTTAAGTATCCTGTAGGTGTTCTTGAAAACAAACCCGTCCGCATCGGACAATTCTACATCCCTACGGACTTCATAATTATGGACACAAAGGAAGACATCAATACCCCTATAATCTTAGGAAGACCCTTTCTAGCTACCGCTGGAGCTATTATAGACGTCAAGAAAGGCAAGTTGACATTCGAAGTAGGGGAGGAGAAGGTCGAGTTTATTTTAACACAATTCCTTCAAGCCCTAGCTATAGAAGATACATGCTATCTGGTGGATGTTATTGATGGATGTGTAAGAGAGATAGGATTATCGAAAGAATCTTACTCTGAAGTTATAAAGATTCCGATGCCCCTGATTTTCGAAGATGACAATTGGCGTCCGGAATATCAAGATGATAGTTTAagcgaatgcttagctttaacaccCAACCCTATGCCTTTCCCTAAGAAACCAACCTTGGACCTTAAACCATTGCCCAATACTCTTAGGTATGAATACTTAGACGATGAGCTCAGAAGACCAGTAATAGTCAACGTAGAGCTAGGAGCCATAGAGACCGAGAAGCTATTACAAATGTTAAGGAAGTATCCATCTGCGTTAGGATATAACATTGttgatctgaaaggaataagtcttTCCATATGCATGCATCGCATCATGTTGGAAGAAGACtgcaaaacctctagggaacatcaaagaaggattaaCCCTATCCTGAGCACAGTAGTTAAAGATGAAGTCACCAAACTTCTGAATGCCGGAGATATATATCCTATCTCCGATAGTTAA